The window CATAAAAGAAATTGATTTTTATGCTGAAGAATTAGGTGTTTTATCTGGTTGTATTGTTGATGAGGACGATTTAAAAAAACGCTATAAAAATAGAGGTATAGAATATCAAGAACCTCAAAAAATTAAAGTTCCTGCAAAAACTTTAAATCAAATATTAGAAGATCATGAAATTGAAGAGGTAGATGTAATGTCTATAGATGTCGAAGGCTTTGAATTAGAAGTTCTAAAGGGCTTAGATTTGAACAAAGCCAAAATTAATTTGTTGATTATAGAAGCCAATAATGAAATTATAAAGAAACAAATTATCGATTTCTTTCAGCCATTTAAAGAGTTTACCTACGCTGGTAATAATTATCAAAATTTATTTTTTATTCAAACTAAATATTTATACAGAAAAAATATTAAAAACTTGGATTTTACAAATTACATTAGAGCAAAACAAATACACCCTAATGGACCGGATTACACTTTAAATTCAATGCAGCCTAATTTTTGTATGTCCAAACAGCTTATTAAATCCCAGAAATTTTTAGGTTTATTTTAGTATGTTAAAATTAATTCACATAATAAACCCAGTAAAAATAGGAGAAACTTCAGATTTATTTATAGCGCAACCGATTACTTTTGAAAGTATGCGAATAGCAAAAGAATTTGCTTCTCATGAGGTTGATGTGGAACTGCTTACTGCACATTTTTCTGAAGATCGTGAAATCATTCCTGATTATTTTACTCCAACAAAGGATCTACATAGATCTGTTCTAGATTTAAAAGAATTTAAAGTTCGACGAAAACTACCTCTAATTAAAGATATTTTGGAACGTGCGGTGAACTATAGTGATAATAGTGAATATATAGTCTATACTAATGTAGACATAGCATTGATGCCCCACTTTTATCTGTTCGTAAAGCAACAAATACAACTTGGATATGATTCTTTTGTAATCAATAGAAGAACTATCACAAAACAATATTCTAAATTAGATCAAATACCATTAATGTATGCAGAAGTTGGACATAATCACCCAGGTTTTGACTGTTTTGTTTTTAAAAAGAATTTGTATAATAAATTCATTTTAAATGATGTTTGCATAGGTGTTAGTAAAATAGGAGTTACATTATTATCAAATTTGCTTTGTTTTTCAAATAATTTTAGATTATTCCATGATAAAGCATTGACATTTCATATTGGGGAAGATAAAGTCTGGCAAAATAAAATTTTGCAAGATTATTATAATTTTAATTGTGATGAGGCATTGAAATCAATGACAGAATTATTATTAATTAAACCTAGCCTTTCTGAAAATCCTATTTTTGAAAAACATTTTAGTTTACTTAAAAATCCTAATAAAGATTTTAAAACCAAAATAACTATCAAACAAAGGATAAAAAAATCACTTGTTTACAAGGTAACAAATAAAATTTTGCGATTTGGTACTTAAATTTTTTATAGGTGGCTTACCTCGCTCAGGAACAACAATGGTTCAAAATATTCTTGACAGCCATCCGAATATTTATGGAGGATCAGAGTTTGATAGAATTCCTAATATTATTGATCTTAGAAAGAAATTATTAGCCACATTAGGTTTTGGAAGAATTACTGAATATACCTCAAAAGATCAGATCGATAAAGCTATAAAAAACCTTATCTTGGATTTATTCAACGGTATAGAATCTGAAAAAGATATTCAAATTATAAGTGAAAAAACTCCATGGAATATTCTATTTTTTGAAGAATTATACGAGTTATTCCCTGATGCAAAGTTTGTAATGGTTTTAAGGAATCCTTTGCACGTTCTTAATTCAATGAAGCAAGTGGCAATTAATGCTAAGGCTAATGGAGTGCAACCTCCCGACTTTACAACAAACTATCTTGTGGCAGTAGCTTACATGGAGCAAGTATATAGACTTATGACTAGACTCCTAAAGAATCATCCTAATAGTTTTTATTTGATTAAGTATGAGAATCTATTAGTAGATTTAAAAAAAGAATCTGTTTTTTTATGTGATTTTTTAAATATTTCTTGGAATCCAAAGTTATTAGAATTTAATTCAATTTCTCATCCAGGAGAAAAAACTATGACTAAAGATGGAATTTGGTATACAAAAGATAAATTTAAAGAAGATCCTAAATTAAAAAAAACGAAAAATAGCAGTTCAAACTTAACCTATTTAGAAGAATCTTTTGTAAAATATATATTTGGTAATAATCAATTGGTAAAGGGCTATTTGAAAAAAAATTCGCTGGCTGGTAGATTGATTAGTAAAATAATTTATCAAAAATATAAAATGTACTATCGATTTAAATCAATACCTAAAAGACTTCTGGATTAATGAAAATATCTGTTTATATCACTTCCTATAATCAAGTTGATTTTTTAACACAAGCAATTACGAGCGTTTTAAATCAAACGTTGCAAGCATATGAAATCATAATAATTGATGATTGCTCTTCAGATGGCTCCAGAGATGTTATAGAATCGTTTGCTATGAAGTATCCTCAATTAATCAGATTTTACTTTAATGAAAAAAATATAGGAATAACCAAAACTCGCAATAAAGCTATTTCTCTCATTACAGGAGATTATTTAACTTGGTTGGACGGTGATGACATTTTTAAACCTAATAAATTAGAGATTGAATCAAAACTATTGAAAGAGACTAACTCTAATTTAGTGTATAGTAATTTTTACTATTCAAATAACCGTATTGACGAAATATTTCAAATTTGGTGTACTCATATCGACGAATTACCGAAAAATCATAGAATATTTAAAGATGTTATTTCTAGAAGATTTCCTAAAGGAACTTTGTTTCGGTACGAATTAGTAGATATGAAATTAATAGAAAGAATAGGCAGCTATGATGAAAAATTAGATATTTATGAGGATTTTGATTTTAGAATTCGAACATCTCAAATAGCAAATACAGCTTTCACTTTGGAACCTTTGAGTGTTTATAGAATTCATGACCGAGGATTATCAAGAGCATCAAAAAAGATTCACTTAAAAAATTTGAGTTATATCTTTTCAAAATATAAAGAGCAAGTAATTAAACTAAGTGATCCTGAGAGTGCTTCAATTCAAGATTCTATCAAAAAGATTTTAGGGAAATTTGAAAATCTTGATGATTCTAAAAATGGTAAACCGTATTTTAAGGCAAGAATAAAAAACAAATTAATAAAGCTCATTAACAAATTTTGAAAGAGGAACAACTTGTATTTATTGTATCACAACCGCGAGCTGGTTCAACCTTTTTGCAAAATTTACTATCTAACAATCAAGATGTAAACACATGTAGTGAGCCGTGGATACTTTTACATTTTGCAAATCAATTCAAATCTGATTTGGTCACAGGTAAATACAATAACGTGTACGCAAATATTGCCTTTAAAGATTATTTGAGCAAACATGAAAAGTTTGAATTTAAAAATCATCTTAAGGCTCTTTTATTAAAAATTTACGAACCTCTATCAGTTGACCACAAAATAGTTATAGATAAGACACCGCGTTATTGGGAAATTTTAGACGAGATAGTAGAGCTTTTCCCTAGTAGTAAAGTCATAGTATTAAAACGCGATCCTTTAGACGTGGTTAGATCTATTATTAGAACATGGAATATCAAGGACTTTGATGATCTATCTAGATATAAAAGAGATATTATAATTGGCCCACGTAGAATTCATGAATTTTGTATCAAACACAAAGAGAATGAAAATGTATATCAATTAAAATACGAGGATTTGATTACTGATACGAAATCTGTAACAAATAGTTTGTATAAATGGTTGCGCATAGATTTTAAAGACGAGTACCTTGACACAAAAAATAATTTAAAAACTAAAGGCTTATTTGGTGATCCATTTCAAAACGAAAATAAATTTACAGTTAACCAGACAAAGTCTAAAAAATTATCAAGTAAATTTGAAAAAATGTTGAAAGGATTTTATAATCATTTGGGGACTAGTTTTTTAAGCGATTATGGTAACTATGATAAAAGAGGGATTGATTCAAAGAAAAGTATATCGTTTTATTATTACTTGCATTTAGCCAATGCTAATAATCTTGATCCAAATTATGTTTCATTTTTCAGCAAATGTAAAAGACTTTTTGCCACTTTGTATATTAGATATTTTAATTGATGTTCAATAGTCTAGTTTAGTCATAAACCTACTATTTTTATAACATTACCTTATTTATTTAGTTTTGAAATCATGTTTTATAAACGTAAACAACCGCTTATTTTATTTTATTCCAGCCGTAGAGGAGGTTCAACTTTGCTTGCACAGATAATGGAAGCAGCGAGATCTACGGTTTATGTAGATCAACCCTTTGATTTATGGAAGCCAAATACTGATAGAGGTCGCATAATTGCCAGCTATTTACCTTATAAACAGCAAAGTCAGTTTTTTGAGTTAGACGAGGAAGAAAAAAAAAGGTTGCTTTGTACTTAAAGGGTTTTTATCAAAAAAAATTACTTCATTTATCTACCGGAAAAAGAGCAAAACATATTGTTTTAAAAATTGTAAATGCACATGGCTTAATAGACGATTTAGCAACCCTTATACCATCAAAGACTGTAGCTTTGATGCGCCATCCTTTTTCACAATCATTATCTGTAATGCGCAATAAATGGGGCACTTGCGAGTCTG is drawn from Nonlabens dokdonensis DSW-6 and contains these coding sequences:
- a CDS encoding FkbM family methyltransferase; this translates as MEKFISYSQHADDYISWQFLNKKSEGIVVEVGAFDGQHLSNSKSLEDLGWKAINVEPNPVIFEYLKRNRPESINLNMAVVGDDAIKEIDFYAEELGVLSGCIVDEDDLKKRYKNRGIEYQEPQKIKVPAKTLNQILEDHEIEEVDVMSIDVEGFELEVLKGLDLNKAKINLLIIEANNEIIKKQIIDFFQPFKEFTYAGNNYQNLFFIQTKYLYRKNIKNLDFTNYIRAKQIHPNGPDYTLNSMQPNFCMSKQLIKSQKFLGLF
- a CDS encoding sulfotransferase family protein, giving the protein MVLKFFIGGLPRSGTTMVQNILDSHPNIYGGSEFDRIPNIIDLRKKLLATLGFGRITEYTSKDQIDKAIKNLILDLFNGIESEKDIQIISEKTPWNILFFEELYELFPDAKFVMVLRNPLHVLNSMKQVAINAKANGVQPPDFTTNYLVAVAYMEQVYRLMTRLLKNHPNSFYLIKYENLLVDLKKESVFLCDFLNISWNPKLLEFNSISHPGEKTMTKDGIWYTKDKFKEDPKLKKTKNSSSNLTYLEESFVKYIFGNNQLVKGYLKKNSLAGRLISKIIYQKYKMYYRFKSIPKRLLD
- a CDS encoding glycosyltransferase family 2 protein, with amino-acid sequence MKISVYITSYNQVDFLTQAITSVLNQTLQAYEIIIIDDCSSDGSRDVIESFAMKYPQLIRFYFNEKNIGITKTRNKAISLITGDYLTWLDGDDIFKPNKLEIESKLLKETNSNLVYSNFYYSNNRIDEIFQIWCTHIDELPKNHRIFKDVISRRFPKGTLFRYELVDMKLIERIGSYDEKLDIYEDFDFRIRTSQIANTAFTLEPLSVYRIHDRGLSRASKKIHLKNLSYIFSKYKEQVIKLSDPESASIQDSIKKILGKFENLDDSKNGKPYFKARIKNKLIKLINKF
- a CDS encoding sulfotransferase family protein, whose amino-acid sequence is MKEEQLVFIVSQPRAGSTFLQNLLSNNQDVNTCSEPWILLHFANQFKSDLVTGKYNNVYANIAFKDYLSKHEKFEFKNHLKALLLKIYEPLSVDHKIVIDKTPRYWEILDEIVELFPSSKVIVLKRDPLDVVRSIIRTWNIKDFDDLSRYKRDIIIGPRRIHEFCIKHKENENVYQLKYEDLITDTKSVTNSLYKWLRIDFKDEYLDTKNNLKTKGLFGDPFQNENKFTVNQTKSKKLSSKFEKMLKGFYNHLGTSFLSDYGNYDKRGIDSKKSISFYYYLHLANANNLDPNYVSFFSKCKRLFATLYIRYFN